One window of the Saccopteryx bilineata isolate mSacBil1 chromosome 2, mSacBil1_pri_phased_curated, whole genome shotgun sequence genome contains the following:
- the LOC136323162 gene encoding keratin-associated protein 21-1-like: MCCNYYGNSCGSCGYGCGYGSGYGCGYGSGYGCGYGSYGYGGYGCGYGSGYGCGYGGCGYGSGYGCGYGGCGYRPFCYRRCYSSCW, from the coding sequence ATGTGCTGTAACTACTACGGGAACTCATGTGGTAGCTGTGGCTATGGCTGTGGCTATGGCTCTGGATACGGCTGTGGCTATGGCTCTGGATATGGCTGTGGCTATGGCAGCTATGGCTATGGTGGCTATGGCTGTGGCTATGGCTCTGGATATGGCTGTGGCTACGGTGGCTGTGGCTATGGCTCTGGATATGGCTGTGGCTATGGCGGCTGTGGGTACCGGCCATTTTGCTACAGAAGATGTTATTCTTCTTGCTGGTAG